From Aegilops tauschii subsp. strangulata cultivar AL8/78 chromosome 5, Aet v6.0, whole genome shotgun sequence:
GTATGTAACACTCGTAGTGGGTGCGTACATATATAGATATGCTCATCATGAATGGTATATCGGTAGTGTGAATTATGCAACTAGCTCATGGCAGAATAGCGGGTTTCGGCGGCACCGGCGAGGCGCCCCCGTCGGCGAGCTTGATGAGCTGGCGGGTAACGTTCATCATCCTCTCGAACTCGAGGTTCTTGCGGAGCAGCTCGGTCTTGACCGGGCTGGGCGGCGTCTCCCGGCAGGTCTCGTCGCAGGACCATGTGTCCTGCTCGGAGAGGTCGATGTACTGGCGGACCTGGTCGAACTGGGCGTCGTTGACGCCGCCCAGGGCGTCGTCCAGGTGCGACAGCGCGTCCTCGATGTCCTCGGCGCACTCGTCCAGGCACTGCCACGTCGGGTTGTCCTTGACCAGGTCCAGC
This genomic window contains:
- the LOC109754586 gene encoding uncharacterized protein, whose translation is MATRRSSTGGSHVSSLLVLLFLASASSFLLGARAKGPVVDVKASCAKTDGPITCNSFLGPEPDTKTADARGLAEIAMRVTAKLGGLVGAYARRELDLVKDNPTWQCLDECAEDIEDALSHLDDALGGVNDAQFDQVRQYIDLSEQDTWSCDETCRETPPSPVKTELLRKNLEFERMMNVTRQLIKLADGGASPVPPKPAILP